One region of Mucilaginibacter gotjawali genomic DNA includes:
- a CDS encoding Fic/DOC family protein: MQDNTNWTPSPDDNNLGLTDKVIINEYEAKGIATAELLVFSLDSDTEISVQLIREIHRTAFSELYEWAGKWRTVSVTVGQLMPPEPTQIIQLMYQFIDNLNFKIGNSKEYNDHIDCLAFSHYEFIRIHPFNNGNGRTGRILMNLVALKFGYKPLELYHREGNNRKIYIDAMKLADKHNFSPLMDLIRKELAPL; encoded by the coding sequence ATGCAAGACAATACAAATTGGACTCCTTCACCCGACGATAACAACCTTGGGCTAACAGACAAGGTTATTATAAACGAATATGAGGCTAAAGGAATTGCAACCGCGGAGCTTTTGGTTTTTTCGCTTGACAGCGACACGGAAATCTCAGTTCAATTAATTCGCGAAATTCATCGTACGGCTTTTTCAGAGCTTTATGAATGGGCTGGAAAGTGGAGGACGGTTTCTGTTACCGTTGGGCAATTAATGCCGCCCGAACCAACTCAAATCATTCAATTAATGTATCAGTTTATAGATAATCTGAATTTCAAAATCGGCAACTCAAAAGAGTATAATGACCACATTGATTGCCTCGCTTTTTCTCATTACGAATTTATCCGCATTCATCCATTTAACAACGGGAATGGACGAACCGGACGAATACTGATGAATCTCGTTGCCTTAAAATTTGGTTATAAGCCGCTTGAACTATATCACCGTGAAGGTAATAACAGAAAAATTTACATTGACGCGATGAAACTCGCAGACAAACATAATTTCTCCC